A DNA window from Brenneria izadpanahii contains the following coding sequences:
- the cysM gene encoding cysteine synthase CysM: MTTLEHCIGNTPLVKLQRLTQGMNSEVWLKLEGNNPAGSVKDRAALSMVQQAEKRGDIAPGDRLIEATSGNTGIALAMIAAVKGYRLRLLMPENMSYERQTAMRAYGAELILVSQHLGMEGARDLARQMAQSGEGKVLDQFNNPDNSLAHFLTTGPEIWRQTAGKLTHFVSSMGTTGTITGVSRYLKAQRREIVTVGLQPEEGSHIPGIRRWSPGYMPGIFNAELVDRILDISQLDAENSLRQLAQREGIFCGVSSGGAVSAALRIAAENPGSVIVAIACDRGDRYLSTGVFN, translated from the coding sequence TTGACAACACTTGAGCATTGTATTGGTAATACCCCGCTGGTGAAATTACAGCGTTTGACGCAGGGAATGAACAGCGAGGTCTGGCTGAAGCTTGAGGGAAACAACCCTGCGGGATCGGTAAAAGATCGCGCCGCGTTATCCATGGTTCAACAGGCGGAGAAACGCGGCGATATCGCGCCGGGCGACAGGTTGATCGAAGCGACCAGCGGTAATACCGGCATTGCGTTGGCGATGATTGCGGCGGTTAAAGGTTATCGCCTGCGTTTGCTGATGCCGGAGAATATGAGCTACGAGCGGCAGACTGCGATGCGCGCCTATGGCGCCGAGTTGATTTTGGTCAGTCAGCATCTGGGAATGGAGGGCGCGCGCGATTTAGCCCGGCAGATGGCGCAGTCGGGGGAGGGGAAAGTCCTGGATCAGTTTAATAACCCGGATAACTCGCTAGCCCACTTTTTAACCACCGGCCCGGAAATCTGGCGGCAGACCGCGGGGAAATTAACGCACTTTGTCTCCAGTATGGGAACCACCGGCACCATCACCGGCGTTAGCCGTTACCTGAAAGCGCAACGCCGCGAGATCGTCACCGTGGGGCTACAGCCGGAGGAGGGAAGCCATATCCCCGGTATTCGGCGCTGGTCGCCGGGATATATGCCGGGCATTTTCAACGCTGAACTTGTCGACCGTATTCTGGATATTTCCCAGCTCGACGCGGAAAACTCGCTGCGTCAGCTGGCTCAGCGGGAAGGGATTTTCTGCGGCGTCAGCTCCGGCGGCGCGGTTTCCGCCGCGTTGCGTATTGCGGCGGAAAACCCCGGCAGCGTTATCGTGGCGATAGCCTGCGATCGGGGCGATCGCTATTTATCGACGGGCGTGTTCAACTAG